Sequence from the Halobaculum rubrum genome:
GCACAATATGCGGGCGTTCGTGCTGTATTACTACGTCCTCTACGCGGCGGTGACGTACCTCGTGTTCGTGTTTCTCCAGCCGATCTTCGAGACCGTCGTACTCGACTTCGGTGTCTCGGAGTCGCAGGTGAAGTCTCTACTCGGCTGGTTCTACGCGGCGTACAGCCTCTTCGGCGCGGGACTGAGCTACTACACTGGTGCGATCCGTGCGCGCCTCGGACTTCGAACGTGGTTTCTGTGGCTGCCGTTCATCGTTGGCGGCACACTGGTGGGGATGTACTTCGTCCCGGTCCTCGCGCTTCCGACGTTCCTCCTGATTCGCGGGCTCTCGGACGTAACGCGGTCGTTCGCTGGCCAGTACGTCAACGATCGTATCGAGACGATAGGACGTGCGACAGTACTCAGTGCGATGGCGATGGTCAGTGGCCTCGCCGTCGTCCCGTTCCAACTCGGGAGCGGTATCATCTCCGACGTCGTCTCCCCATTGTTTGCGCTCGCTGTGGCTGGTGTCGTCCTCATCGTCGGCTCGACAGGGATCTTGCTCTGGGAGACGCCGATCGAACGATGACGGTCGGTACTACGGGGAGCGTGACGTCGTACTCTACAGTGTCCGAGCAGCCCAGACGGGACCCGACGTGAACGGGTTTCGATGTCCCGGGCGCGTCGTGGGGTAGTTCGACTCGGCCTGGCGAGGGTGTTGACGATCGGTCACGGGTATCCGCGAAGCGATGTGGGAACGATATCGAGTCTCGCTTGAGGCGCAAGGACCTCGCCGAGAGAATCGAGAGAGCATATCGTATCGATTCGATGGCTGTACGAAAATTCGATGGTTGGACGCGAACGCCTTACCAAGCCTGTCTCAACCCTCTATCTGCAATGGCAGAATGTAACCACCGCCACGCCGAAGATAGCGGTTCTAAACCGAGAGGTGGCTAATTATGCGCGTTCCTGTCCCGAAGAACAAACTCGTCGCATTCACTCTCGTCGGTGCGCTCCTCACAGCTGGTGTCGCTGGGGTCCTTGCTCTGCCCGGCGGCGGCCTCGCACAGGCTGGCGAGCAACCTGACTCACCCGATTCAACGGCGTCGGAAGCATCACAACGGGTCGCTTCGGATGCGCCGACGCCGAATCAGGACTTCACGCCGGCAGTCCGGACTCAGTCCGGGTACGAGGATGGAGAACACGGGGAGTACGAAGAACACGGCGAACACGAAGAAGGGGAAGAACACGACGAACACGAAGAAGGGGAAGAACACGACGAACACGAAGAGGGGGAAGAACACGACGAACACGAAGAGGACGAGTGACCGAGATGACGGGATCGCTCGCATCGGTGTACGAACGGTTCGGGGAGACCCACCGCGAGTTCAGCTGTTGTGACACGACGTTTCGGATTCAGGCGACAGGCATTCGGGCCGAGACTTCGGCAACCGCGGCCCGAGAAACGGCAGAATCACTCGAAACACAGCTGAACGCCTTTGATGAGGCGAGTGCCGTCAGCCGACTCAACCGTGAAGGGGAGGTCGCGAACGAACACATCGAGCGCATCGTCCGCCGTGGGCTCGAATACAACGACCGGACCGACGGGGTGTTCGATATTCAGCAGGGTCGTATCGAACACACTCTCAAAACGTTCCTGCGTGGTGATAGTGAAACACTACCAACGGAGTTTGATTCCGGAACTGTCCGAATCAGCGGGTCGCACGTCACAACCGACGTCGAACTCGACCTGAATGGCCTCGCCAAGGGATACATCGTGGATCGAACCGCCGAGACGCTCACGGGACTCGGCCGATGTGGGTTCGTCAGTGGTGGTGGAGATATGTCTCCACCGACGGGATCGGTCGCCATCGAGAGCCCGTACGGTGACGACACACCGCTGAAGGTCCTCGACACGGACTGGTACGTCGCGACATCCGGCGGATACCGACGGTCGCGAAACGGTACTGACCACGTCTACGATCCGACCACCGAATCGCTCGGCTCTCGTCATGAATCGGTCACCGTCGTGGCGCGCCGAGACTGTATGGAAGCCGACGCCCTGGCAACGACCCTCGCGGCACTCCCACTCGCCGAGGCGCGCGAATTAGCATCGGAATGGGAGGGTCTGGAGGCGCTCATCATCCACGATGGCGTCTTTCATACGACGGATGGCTTTGAGACACATGTCCTGGACAGATAAGCAACGAATCACCGTCGTGGCGATGCTCGTCTTAGTGGTGGCTGTCCCTGCTCTTTGGCAGATCGGAGACGTGCGTGCCGCCCAAGCGACCGAACAAAAACAAAGCGACCTCGTCGACCAGACCGTTTCGACGCGACAGGCCCCAGCCGATTACGATGGTGACGGCATCAACGACTCCGCCGACCGATGTCCGACGCGACAGGAAACGAAGAACGGGTTCCGGGACGCGGACGGCTGTCCCGATGTCGTCGAAACGACGGGGGCATCGTGATGTCACAGTTCGTCTGGCTCCTCGACCGAGGTGCCGCACTCGTGACGTATCCGGCGCTGTATCTGGCAGTTCTCACGGGAGTCCTCTACAACACGGAGTCGTTTGGAATGCTCCACGAGGCCGCGCAACGAATTCATATCGAACTATCCGTGTTCGCGATGATCGTCGCGTTGCTACACGCGGGACTCGGTGTCCTTGATGCGTGGTTCGTCGTTACCGGACAGGTTCCAGCGCCGGCATACTCGATGCCGTACTTTCTCGGCGGCGTCGCCGTCGGCGCAGGGGCGCTACTGATGTTCGTTGTCGCGGTGTTGGGCTTTACTGACGCAAAACGCTTCCAGCACCCCTGGGGCCCACGCGTGGTCCACTCGTTCGCATATGCCGGGTTCGCTTTCGGAACAATTCACGCGGCCGCAATCGGGACTGATCTGACGGGACTCATCCGTCCTCTGCTGGGACCCTCGGTGGCGTTTCTCGTGTACGTGCTCCTGTTGCGTCTGTTGGTGCTTCGAGGGATTCCGTCGAACGCGACCCCGGGTTAGTAGCTGTCCCAAAGGCCTAGGATACGGTCGACGACTTTGTCCGTGAACGAGCGCCGGTGAACCGTGTAGAGGTACTTGACGCGATCGGGATCGCTGACCTCGTAGACGACACTTCGGCCGTCGCGTTCTTTGGTGACGAGGTCAGCCTCGGCGAGTTTCGAAAGATGCCACGAGACGGTCGACTGCGCCTTGTCGAGGCGGTCGCTGAGTTCGGTTGTCGAGAGCGGACCGTCCGCGAGAAGATGTGCGAGGATGCGGCGACTGTATTCACGGCGCAGCGCGTTCATCACTGTTCGATCGGCTTCGTCGAACTCGGCAGCCGGATAGTACCGCGTGTACGTGCCGTCGTCCGAGACGTCGATCAGGTCCTCGTCGCCGAGCCACCTGAGCTGGTACTGGAGCGTCCCCTGCGCGTACTCGAGTTCGTCGAGGAGCGCGCGAAAGTGAACGCCTGGTGTGTCGGCTATCCGCTGGTAGATTTCCCGCCGCGAGGCCAATTCGAGATCCGGGTCCGACATTGCTCAGTCCCGCGTCAAAGCGACGAAAAACGCCAGGAGGCCACCGAGGATCAGGATTGCACTCCCGTGTTCGAGTAATTCCAGCGTCGCGTACGGGAAGTACGGGAGCAGCGGGTACTC
This genomic interval carries:
- a CDS encoding FAD:protein FMN transferase, with translation MTGSLASVYERFGETHREFSCCDTTFRIQATGIRAETSATAARETAESLETQLNAFDEASAVSRLNREGEVANEHIERIVRRGLEYNDRTDGVFDIQQGRIEHTLKTFLRGDSETLPTEFDSGTVRISGSHVTTDVELDLNGLAKGYIVDRTAETLTGLGRCGFVSGGGDMSPPTGSVAIESPYGDDTPLKVLDTDWYVATSGGYRRSRNGTDHVYDPTTESLGSRHESVTVVARRDCMEADALATTLAALPLAEARELASEWEGLEALIIHDGVFHTTDGFETHVLDR
- a CDS encoding winged helix-turn-helix transcriptional regulator; the protein is MSDPDLELASRREIYQRIADTPGVHFRALLDELEYAQGTLQYQLRWLGDEDLIDVSDDGTYTRYYPAAEFDEADRTVMNALRREYSRRILAHLLADGPLSTTELSDRLDKAQSTVSWHLSKLAEADLVTKERDGRSVVYEVSDPDRVKYLYTVHRRSFTDKVVDRILGLWDSY
- a CDS encoding MFS transporter; its protein translation is MYLFFLAQGLDFTQIAVLEAIYNVTTLLGEIPTGYIGDRVGRRNSLLIGTALISLTLLGIGLSGSFWALAALYVCWSMGYNFRSGSEDAWLYDTLTDGLSEDQFAHVRGRGESVALAIGAGAAIIGGYLGSIDLSYPWFVAAGVTALGAFVLLTIDDPETYERTDTTDLSLRRTLSIIRQTVSQHNMRAFVLYYYVLYAAVTYLVFVFLQPIFETVVLDFGVSESQVKSLLGWFYAAYSLFGAGLSYYTGAIRARLGLRTWFLWLPFIVGGTLVGMYFVPVLALPTFLLIRGLSDVTRSFAGQYVNDRIETIGRATVLSAMAMVSGLAVVPFQLGSGIISDVVSPLFALAVAGVVLIVGSTGILLWETPIER